The proteins below come from a single Tachysurus fulvidraco isolate hzauxx_2018 chromosome 13, HZAU_PFXX_2.0, whole genome shotgun sequence genomic window:
- the LOC125146210 gene encoding uncharacterized protein LOC125146210 isoform X2, which translates to MFVTVILGVQVDLLDRTGELMHLMEMETEHSMDPVSTLLKGRQSYIVLSVSRANDSEELQYSAVHDGDLKKSHPELEVMLRKLSNLSKKRDKRSAVKKGSVSHIKTKGTSTSTKSATPAPES; encoded by the exons ATGTTTGTGACTGTGATACTTGGAG TACAAGTGGACTTGCTGGACCGAACTGGTGAGCTGATGCACTTGATGGAGATGGAGACGGAGCACAGCATGGATCCCGTCAGCACTTTACTGAAAGGCCGACAGAGCTACATCGTGTTGAGCGTGTCTC GCGCTAATGACAGCGAGGAGCTTCAGTATTCTGCAGTGCATGAtggggatttaaaaaaaagtcatccaGAGCTAGAAG TGATGTTGAGGAAGCTGTCAAATCTTTCCAAAAAGCGAGACAAAAggtctgcggtaaagaaaggATCTGTCAGTCACATCAAAACTAAAGGCACTTCCACCTCCACTAAGAGCGCTACTCCGGCACCCGAGAGCTAA
- the LOC125146210 gene encoding uncharacterized protein LOC125146210 isoform X1: MFVTVILGEKRAELLNLNCRIINFIQCLKEKCKLDPQVQVDLLDRTGELMHLMEMETEHSMDPVSTLLKGRQSYIVLSVSRANDSEELQYSAVHDGDLKKSHPELEVMLRKLSNLSKKRDKRSAVKKGSVSHIKTKGTSTSTKSATPAPES, encoded by the exons ATGTTTGTGACTGTGATACTTGGAG agaAAAGAGCTGAGCTCCTCAACCTCAACTGCCGGATTATAAATTTCATCcagtgtttaaaagaaaaatgcaaactGGATCCACAAG TACAAGTGGACTTGCTGGACCGAACTGGTGAGCTGATGCACTTGATGGAGATGGAGACGGAGCACAGCATGGATCCCGTCAGCACTTTACTGAAAGGCCGACAGAGCTACATCGTGTTGAGCGTGTCTC GCGCTAATGACAGCGAGGAGCTTCAGTATTCTGCAGTGCATGAtggggatttaaaaaaaagtcatccaGAGCTAGAAG TGATGTTGAGGAAGCTGTCAAATCTTTCCAAAAAGCGAGACAAAAggtctgcggtaaagaaaggATCTGTCAGTCACATCAAAACTAAAGGCACTTCCACCTCCACTAAGAGCGCTACTCCGGCACCCGAGAGCTAA